The following are encoded together in the Triticum dicoccoides isolate Atlit2015 ecotype Zavitan chromosome 6B, WEW_v2.0, whole genome shotgun sequence genome:
- the LOC119326136 gene encoding uncharacterized protein LOC119326136 isoform X1, protein MAEPERHLADEILEEIFIRLPTPAALARASTASPRFRRIITERPFLRRIRALHPPPLLGFAVDKRAFHHAQEPHPSAPLARALADGADFSYSFVPAPQPHQELLSPWYHRDIRDGRVLLERSYLFGAGAAFPNLAVCDPVSRRYVLLPSIPEEMAVQQERLVEFGPMLGPAAEDEDETSFSVICTACYKSKLVTFVFSSVTGQWCVAASPSWSSLVTSW, encoded by the exons atgGCCGAGCCGGAGCGGCACCTCGCCGACGAGATCCTGGAGGAGATCTTCATTCGCCTGCCCACGCCGGCCGCGCTCGCCCGCGCCTCCACCGCCAGCCCCCGTTTCCGCCGCATCATCACCGAGCGCCCCTTCCTCCGCCGCATCCGCGCTCTCCATCCGCCGCCACTCCTGGGGTTCGCCGTCGACAAGCGCGCCTTCCACCACGCGCAGGAACCTCATCCCTCCGCCCCGCTTGCCCGAGCCCTCGCCGACGGCGCGGATTTCTCCTACTCCTTCGTTCCCGCGCCCCAGCCCCATCAGGAGCTGCTCAGCCCCTGGTACCACCGTGACATCCGCGACGGCCGCGTCCTCCTCGAGCGCAGCTACCTGTTCGGCGCGGGTGCAGCCTTCCCAAACCTCGCCGTGTGCGATCCCGTGTCACGGAGGTACGTGCTGCTCCCGTCCATACCCGAGGAAATGGCCGTCCAGCAAGAGCGCCTTGTCGAATTCGGGCCCATGCTCGGTCCCGCTGCCGAGGATGAGGATGAGACCTCGTTCTCGGTGATCTGCACGGCGTGCTACAAGAGCAAGTTGGTCACATTTGTCTTCTCTTCGGTCACCGGACAATGGTGTGTAGCTGCATCTCCCAGCTGGAGCTCTTTG GTTACATCCTGGTG
- the LOC119326136 gene encoding uncharacterized protein LOC119326136 isoform X2: MAEPERHLADEILEEIFIRLPTPAALARASTASPRFRRIITERPFLRRIRALHPPPLLGFAVDKRAFHHAQEPHPSAPLARALADGADFSYSFVPAPQPHQELLSPWYHRDIRDGRVLLERSYLFGAGAAFPNLAVCDPVSRRYVLLPSIPEEMAVQQERLVEFGPMLGPAAEDEDETSFSVICTACYKSKLVTFVFSSVTGQWLHPGD; encoded by the exons atgGCCGAGCCGGAGCGGCACCTCGCCGACGAGATCCTGGAGGAGATCTTCATTCGCCTGCCCACGCCGGCCGCGCTCGCCCGCGCCTCCACCGCCAGCCCCCGTTTCCGCCGCATCATCACCGAGCGCCCCTTCCTCCGCCGCATCCGCGCTCTCCATCCGCCGCCACTCCTGGGGTTCGCCGTCGACAAGCGCGCCTTCCACCACGCGCAGGAACCTCATCCCTCCGCCCCGCTTGCCCGAGCCCTCGCCGACGGCGCGGATTTCTCCTACTCCTTCGTTCCCGCGCCCCAGCCCCATCAGGAGCTGCTCAGCCCCTGGTACCACCGTGACATCCGCGACGGCCGCGTCCTCCTCGAGCGCAGCTACCTGTTCGGCGCGGGTGCAGCCTTCCCAAACCTCGCCGTGTGCGATCCCGTGTCACGGAGGTACGTGCTGCTCCCGTCCATACCCGAGGAAATGGCCGTCCAGCAAGAGCGCCTTGTCGAATTCGGGCCCATGCTCGGTCCCGCTGCCGAGGATGAGGATGAGACCTCGTTCTCGGTGATCTGCACGGCGTGCTACAAGAGCAAGTTGGTCACATTTGTCTTCTCTTCGGTCACCGGACAATG GTTACATCCTGGTG